The sequence GCGCCGGAGGTCACGGCGACCACGGTCTTGTCGCGATGCTTGTGCTGCGCGAGCCAGAGCTTGGCGCCGGCCACGGCGAGCGCACCGGAGGGTTCCAGGATGGAACGGGTGTCCTCGAACACGTCCTTGATCGCGGCGCAGAGCGCATCGGTGTCGACCAGGATGACTTCATCCACGTACTGGCGGCAGAGGCGGAAGGTCTCCTCGCCCACCAGCTTCACCGCGGTGCCGTCGGCGAAGAGGCCGACGTTGTCCAGACGCACGCGTTCGCCGGCTTCCAGCGAGCGCTTCATCGCGTCGGCGTCGTAGGTTTCCACGCCGATGATCTTCACGTCCGGGCGCACCCGCTTGATGTAGGCCGCGACGCCGGCGATCAGGCCGCCGCCACCGATGGCGCAGAACACCGCATGCAGGGGCTTGGGATGCTGGCGCAGGATTTCCATCGCGATCGTGCCCTGGCCGGCGATCACGTCCGGATCGTCGAAGGGGTGCACGAAGGTGAGCTTCTCCTGCTCTTCCAGCTCGCGTGCATGGGCATAGGCGTCATCGAAGGAGGCGCCGTGCAGCACGACTTCGCCGCCGCGTGCCCGCACTGCATCCACCTTGATGGCCGGCGTGGTCTCGGGCATCACGATCACCGCGCGCACGCCCAGCTTGGCCGCCGAGAGGGCGAGGCCCTGTGCATGGTTGCCGGCCGAAGCGCAGATCACCCCGCGCTTCAAGGCCTGGGGCGAGAGCTTGGAGAGCTTGTTGTAGGCGCCGCGCAGCTTGAACGAGAACACCGGCTGCATGTCCTCGCGCTTGAAGTAGATGCGGTTGTGGCTGCGCGCGGAGAGATTGGCGGCGAAGTCCAGCGGGGTTTCGATCGCCACGTCGTACACGTGGGCGTTGAGGATGCGTTCGAGGTAGTCGTCGTTCTGCATGAGCGTAAGGCTTCATTCTGGCGGCCGCGCCTGGGCTGGAAGGAGGGGCTTCGGGCTGGCGCGGGACCGCGGGCGGAACGCGCCAGCCTAGCAGGGCGGCGCGGGCTGGGGCAAGGCAAGGTCTTGTCGCTTTCCTGCAGGGAAGCGCTATCCTTGCTGCTCCTGCCAGGAGAACGCAATGATCCAGCGCATCAATCCCAATCGTCGCTACGCCGACGCCGTGGTGCATCAGGGCGTGGTTCACATCATCGAGGTCCCGGTCAGCGAGACCGACGACATCCGCACCCAGGTGCGCGAGGTCCTCGGCGCGCTGGATGCCACGCTGGCGCTGGCAGGCAGCGGCAAGGACGGCTTGCTGATGGCCAACGTCTATCTGACGGACATGGCCGACTACGACGCGCTCAACGAGATCTGGGAGGCCTGGCTGCCGCCCGGCCAGGCGCCGGCACGGGCCTGCGTGCAGGTCGCCGGCCTCGCGCGGCCGGGCTGGAAGGTCGAGATCGCGATCACCGCCGCCGTGACTGACGGCGAGGCCGAATGAGCGCAGCGGCGCTGCCCGGCCAGGCGCCGGCTACGTCGCAAGGAGTGCGGGGGGACTTCCTCGTCGGGGAGCGGCGCCTGCATCTGGACTGCCGCGGCCAGGCGGGGCCTACGGTCATCATCGAATCGGGCGGCGGCAGTGCTGGCACCGGTGACGCGGGCTGGACACAGATCCGCGACGCGCTGCGCTCACGCCTGCGCATCTGCCTCTACGACCGCGCCGGCCTGGGTCGCAGCGACGCGGTGCGCGGGCCGCGCCGCATCGAGGACTTCGTCGGCGATCTTGCAGGCCTGCTGGTCGCCGCGCGGATCGAGCCGCCCTACATTCTGGTGGGGGCTTCCTTCGGCGGTCTGATCGCCGCGCATTTCGCCACCCGCCACCGCGACAAGGTGCTGGGCATGCTGCTGCTCGATGCGGTGCATCCGCGCCAGTGGCAGCGTGCGAGTGCCTTGCTGCCCACGCCCGACGCGCATGAGGCCAGTGCCCTGCGCGCTTTCCGTGAAGCGGCGCAGCGGGCGATCAGCCATTCGCAGCAGGCCGGTTTCGAGGGCCTGGATCTGGCCGCGACCCAGCTGCCGCTACCGGGCAGCCTGGGCGCCATGCCGCTCACGGTGCTGACGGCGGGTCGCGACGAATGGGCGCCGGGTTTCCCGCCCGAGCTTGCACGGGCGCTGCGCGAGGACTGGCTGGCGATGCAGGCCGAGATGCTGGACCTCTCGAGTCGCAGCCGTCATGAGGTGCTGCCGGACAGCGGGCACTGCGTCCATATTGACGACTCGCTGCATGTGATCGAGACCATCCTCGCGCTCGCCGGACACTGATACGGCTTTGTCTTCAAGCGTATAGCCGCGCGCGGTCGCCTTGCCGCGCTACAGCGCCGTCTTCGGCTCCCCGCCTTGTTCTCTGCTTGAACGCAAGGCCGTAAGAGTGCTCGTGCACGCGCTGCAGCGCCTCGACCAGGCGCGAGCGCGAACGCGGGCTGTAGATCACCGGCAGGCCGCGTGCTTCGGCGGCGGCACGCACGCTGCGGACCAGGCCATGGTTGAGCTGGTCGATCACCATCAGGACCAGTTCGGTGTCCTGCGGAATCGCCTGATGATGTTCGCCCGCCTTGCGGCCACTCCAGTGCCGCATCCGGCTGAAGCCCGCCGCCTGCAGCACGCGCGCGAAACTCTCCACATGATCGCCACCGACCACCAGCACAGTCATCGTTCTCTCCCGCAGGACGGATGGCTTCGATTCTGCTGGCTGGGCCGCGGCGCACGAACGACGCTTTTTTTGGATCGAACTGCGAGGATCGCTTCGATGCTTATCTCCCCCGCGCCCTTCCGCCTCGCTGCCTGTCGTCGCCTCCGGCAAGCCGCAAAGGGAGTCGGCCGTGGCGCAGCTGCGCTAGTGGGGCGATGGTGCGTTGCGTTTCGACCCATCCTGGGCTACTTGGTTAAAGGCGCATCGCCGGACCCGAGAGGCCGGCCATGGCAGCTTCCAGTCCAGCCACGGAGAATTCGCATGCGTCATTCCCTGCAGATCGCCACGCTCGCGTTGTGTTCATTCGCCTTGCCCGCGAGCGCCGCGGACCTGAGCGTCAAGATGGACCTGGTCGATGCCAATGGCGTGGCCGCCCAGGCAGGATCGGTCACGGTCAGCGAGTCGCCCTATGGGCTGGTGTTCACCCCGGCGCTCTCGGGGCTGTCGCCGGGCCTGCACGGTTTCCATGTGCACGAGAAACCCAGCTGCGCGGCCGCGGAGGTCAACGGCAAGCTCACGCCCGCGGGCGCGGCCGGTGGCCACTACGATCCGGCCGGCAGCAAGAAGCACGGCGCACCCTGGGGCGACGGGCACCTGGGCGATCTGCCTCCGCTCTACGTGGATTCCGAAGGTAACGCGAGCCAGCGGGTGTTGGCGCCACGACTCAAGCTGGCAGATCTCGCCGGGCGGGCGCTGATGCTGCACCAGGGCGGCGACAACCATGCCGACTCGCCGCAACCGCTGGGCGGCGGCGGGCCGCGGGTGGCCTGCGGCGTAGTGCCCTGATCAGGCGGGGCTCAGCATCCGGCCTTCGGCCACGATGACGGCGCTGCCACCGACCCGGATCGCGCCGATGTTGCCGTCCACGCGCTCGACCTCCAGCCACAGCTGACTGGGGCGCCCCATGTCGGCGCCCTGCACGATCTCCCACCGGTAGGTGCCGTCCGCCGCCTCGCGCGAGGCCAGCAGCGCACCTAGTGGAGCGGCGGCGGAGCCGGTGGCGGGATCTTCCGGAATCCCCAGTCCAGCGCCGAACATCCGTGCATGCAGGCGGCCTGGCGCCCGCGGGTCGGCACAGTAGGCATAGACCCCGTGGGCGTGCTCGTAGTGGTTCAGTTCGGTCATCAGGGTGGAGTCGGGGCGGCAGGCTGCCAGCGAGGCGCGGCTGTCCAGCTCCACGCAGAGAAAGGCGTTGCCGCAGGACACGATGGCCGAACCGGGCCGCACGCAGGGCGTGGAGAGCCCGAGCATCGCGGCGATGCGCGTGTCGGGCGGCGCCGGACTGAACTGCGGCGGCTGTGCCGTCGTGAGCTGGGCGAACACCGGTTTGCCCTTGCGCATCGTCAGGCGCACCTGCACCGGGCCGACGCCTTCCTCCAGCACCAGGACGCTGTCGCCTTCGGGGGCCGATACCCTGCCAAGATGGGCGAGCACGATCGCGCCGCCGACCGTGGGATGGCCGGCGAAGGGCAGCTCGCGTGCCGGCGTGAAGATGCGCACCCGCGCCGTGTTGGCCGGGTCCTGCGGCGGCTGGACGAAGAGGGTCTCCGAGAGGTTCATCTCGGCGGCGATACGCTGCATGGCAGCGTCGTCGAGACCCGCGGAGTCGGGAAACACGGCCAGCGGATTGCCCGCAAAGGCGCGCTCGGTGAATACGTCGGCGATCAGATAGCGCAGTTTCATTGCACGTCCCTTTCGGAGAAGGGGCGTCCAATTTACACGCCATGGCGGCGCGGCGGAAATCACGCTGGTGCCGTGGCGGGCGAGAACCCGCGCGGCGGACGCCCGTCTTAAAGGCATCGGCGATTTGCGGATCTGCGCATGCGTTTCGACGAATACGTCCGCCTGGATGGCCTGGGCCTGGCCGAGGCGGTCCGGCGCGGTGAGGTGACGCCCGCCGAACTGGCCGCGCTGGCGCGCGGGGCGATCGCACACGACCCGCTGCACCTGAATGCGGTGATCGCCGACCTTGCGCCGCGGGCGCGGGCGCAACTCGCCCACGGCGTCGCCATGGGTGGCCCCTTCCCCGGCGTGCCCTTCCTCATCAAGGATCTGGTCACGCCCATGGCAGGCGTGCCTGCCACAGCCGGCAGCCGATCCTGCAAGGACTATGTTCCCGTCGCCGATGCGCCCATCGTGGCCCGATGGGAGGCCGCGGGCCTGGTGCTGCTGGGCAAGACCAATACGCCGGAGTTCGGTCTCCTGCCGGTGACCGCGCCCGTCCTCTTCGGGCCGACGCGCAACCCCTGGCGGCCCACGCTCAACACGGGCGGCTCGTCTGGCGGCAGCGCGGCGGCGGTCGCCGCGGGCTGGGTGCCGCTCGCCTATGGCAATGACGGTGGCGGTTCGATCCGGATTCCGGCCAGCCTTTGCGGGCTCTTCGGCTTCAAGCCTTCGGTCGGGCGCAACGCCTGGGAGAACCTGGAGGAAATCTGGAACGGCGCGGTGACCAGCAGTGCGCTCACCCGCAGCGTGCGCGATGCCGCGGCCTACCTCGACTGGATTGCCGGCAGCACGCCGGGCTACGACGCCGCGGATCCACCCGCAGGCAGCCTGCTCGCCGCGAGTCGCCGGGCGCCGCCGCGCCTGCGTGTTGCCCTCTCGCTTGATGCCGGGGCTCTGATGCCGGTCAGCGCAGAGGCGCGTGCCGCCGCACTGGCGATGGCCGAACGCCTGCGCGGCCTCGGCCACGAGGTCGTCGAGGCCGCCCCGGCGATCGACTGGTTGCGGCTCTTCCGCGGCTTCTCGGCGGTGGTCTGCGCCTATACCCGGGAGGACGCACGGCGGGTCGCAACGCTCACCGGCGTGCCGCTGGAACAGCTCGATCTCGAACTCGCGACCCGCTATCTGGTGGCGAGCGGCCTGGCCATCGATGCGCGTCGACGGGCGCTGGCGGACGCTGCGTGGGCAGAGGCGCGTCGCGCCATGGCGGACTTCCATGCGCGCTACCCGGTGTGGCTCACGCCGGTGGCCGCCTTCGACTGCCTCAACCACGATGCCTACCAACTGCGGCCGCTGGAGGCGCTGTTCGCGCGCGTGGCACTGGCGCTGGGCATCGCGCCCTTGCTTTACCGCGATGCCCTGGTCGACCACGCGGTGCGGCGCGAACTCGGCCGCATCCCCTTTACGCCCATCGCCAACATCACCGGCGCGCCTTCGATGTCGGTGCCCGGCTACCGCACGCCGGATGGTCTGCCGGTGGGGGCCCTGCTAGGCGCGGCGCCCGGTGAGGACGCCCTGCTCTTCTCGCTGGCCGGCGAACTGGAGGCCGCAGCGCCCTGGCGGGACAGCTACCCGTTCTTGCAGGACCATGGAAACGACTGATTCGCCACAAGCGCCGCCGCGCGTCGCGCTGTTAGCATCGCAGCCCTGAGGAATCGACTTCCATGTTGCTGCGCATCGTCTCCATCCTGTTTCCGCTCTTCGCCATCGTGGCCGTCGGCTACCTGGTGGCCCGCCGCAAGAAGCCCGACCTCACCGCCGCCAACACGCTCAACATGGACGTCTTCACGCCGGCCCTGGTGTTCGGCGTGCTCGCGGGCAAGGATTTCCATCTCGACCAGTTCCTCCCGCTTGCCGGCGCGACGCTGACCCTGATTGTCTCCGGCGGGCTGCTCGCCTGGGGCGTGGCGCGCCTGTGCAAGGTGCAGGCGAAGACCCTGGTGCCGCCAGTCATGTTCAACAATTGCGGCAACCTCGGCCTGCCGTTGGCGGTGCTCGCCTTCGGCGAGAAGGCGCTGCCGCCGGCGGTGGTGATGTTCATGATCTCCAACCTGATGCACTTCTCGGTCGGTGCATGGTTGCTCGACCATCACACCCGGCTCACCACCCTCTGGAAGGTGCCGGTGGTGGCCGCGACGCTGTTGGGGCTGGTCGTGAGCCTGGCCGGCATCAGCCTGTGGCCGCCGCTGCTCATCGCGATCAAGATGATCGGCGACATCTCGATCCCGCTGATGCTCTTTGCGCTGGGCGTGCGGCTCACCGACGCGCACTTCGGGCACTGGCGCATCGGCCTGGGGGGCGCCGCGCTGCGTCCGGTGGCGGGCATGGCGGTGGCGGCGCTGCTGACCCTGGTCGTCCCGATGCCGCCCCTGCAGCAAGGCATGCTGATCGTCTTTGGCGCGCTGCCGCCCGCGGTGCTCAACTTCATCTTCGCCGAGCGCTACCAGCAGGAGCCGGAGAAGGTCGCCTCGATCGTGCTGCTCGGCAACGTGATCGCCCTGATCTTCTTGCCGCTTGCGCTGGCCCTGACCCTGCCGGGCTGAGTTTCTACTTCTTGCGTGCGCGCGGATGCGCCGCGTCGTAGACCTTGGCGAGGTGCTGGAAGTCGAGGTGGGTGTAGATCTGGGTGGCGCTGATGCTGGCGTGGCCCAGCAGCTCCTGCACCGCGCGCAGGTCACCGGAGGACTGCAGCAGGTGCGAGGCGAAACTGTGGCGCAGCATGTGGGGATGCACGTGCACGCCCAGTCCGCTGCGCTGCGCCCACTGCGTGAGCGCGGCCTCGATGCTGCGCGGGCTGATCGCCTCGCCGCGGGTATTCACGAAGAGCGCACGCACCTCGGGCTTCGCGAAACGCGCGCGCTCGGCCAGCCAGGGCTGCAGCGCCTCTATCGCCTTGCCGCCGATCGGCACCATGCGGGTCTTGCCGCGCTTGCCGGTGACGGTGATCTCGTGCGCCACCAGGTCGATGCTGCCGTCATCGAGCGCGAGCGAGGCGAGTTCCGACAGGCGCAGGCCCGAGGAGTAGAAGAGCTCGAACATGGCCTTGTCGCGGCTCGCGAAGACATGTTCCTGCGGCGTGTCGAGCAGGGCTCCTGCCTGCTCGGGCGAGAGCGCCTTGGGGAGCAGGCGCGGCGAGCGCGGGGCCTTGATACCGCTCACCGGATTGGCGGCGATGCCGCCTTGCTTGCCCCACCAGGCGAAGAAGCCGCGCCAGGTGGAGAGCTGCCGCGCGATCGAGCGGCCCGAGAGCCCGCCCGCATGCTGGCGCGCGGCGAAACGGCGGATGTCGTGGGGCGACAGCGCATCGAGCGCGCGTGGGGCGCAGAGGCTGAGCAGCAGCTCCAGGTCGCGGCGGTAGTTCTTGAGTGTCAGCGGGGCCAGGCGGCGCTCGAAGCGCAGCATATCGAGCCAGTGCTCGGCGATCGCCGGCAGTTCGGGCGTTGGCGTCTCCGCATCGGGTGTGGCTGCTCGTTTCATCAGTCGTCGCGTCCGAAGAGCAGTCCCATGCCGACCACATCGTAGTCCAGGCCGTCCACGCGTACGGCGGCGCGCTTGCAGCCTTCCACGACGAAGCCTGCACGGCGGTAAAGCGCGAGTGCGGCGGCATTGTCCGCGCGTACCTGCAGCTCGACCCGGCGCAGGCCGAGATGGCGCGCTGCGTCGAGCGTACGGACGACTAGCTGCTGCCCCAAGCCCTTGCCGCGCCAGCCGGCAAGCACGCCCATGCCTAGCGTGCCCACGCCGGCGTAGGCGGCCAGCGCGCGGAGAGGAGTGATGTCGCACCATCCGACGAGGCCTTCGTCGGTCTCCGCGACCATGTTCGGTGCGTTGTCGGCAAGTGCCGCTTGTACGAAGCGCGTGGTGTCCTCAAGGCTGAAAGCGTCGAAGGTCGCTAGCCAGCGCCGCTCGCGCGCCACGCTGCCGATCAGTTCGCGCAACGCCGGGATGTCGCTTTCGCTGAGGGCGCGGATGACCACGGTGTCGGCAGCCGTGGTCATCGTGTTCAGCCCAGGTAGTTGAGCAGGGAGGCGCTCACCAGGTCGGCGATGCGTGCCACGTAGAGCGTCCCCATCTCGGGATAGAAGCGCTCAAGATCCTCGCTGCCCAGGGCCAGCAGGCCGAAGACCTGGCCGTCGCGCTTGAGCGGCAGCAGGGCTACGGAACGCACATGGGCGCCGGCCTCGCCGAACCAGCTCACCACTTCAGGCTGGGTGGCCGGGCCGCAGTAGGGATGGCGCAGATCGGCGGCGAAGAAGCGCGTCTCCTCGGAGACGCGCGAGAACTCCGGCGATTCGCGGCTGATGATGCTGTTCCACACGCGCAGGGCGATGTGCGGCACCTCGAAGTCGTCGACCAGGTGGCTGTCGAGCACGGCCTGGATGGATTCGAAGCTGTTGGCCTCCAGCAGACTCAGCGTCATCCGGTGCACCTTCTCCGAGATGGCGTCGTTCTCCTCGCCGAAACGCACCAGCTCGGCCATCTTGTCCTGCAAGAGGCGCAGCTTCTCGCGCAGCGCCATCAGCTGGCGTTCGGTCAGCGAGATGGCTTCACCGGTATCCGGATGCGGCACTTCCAGATGCGCCAGCAGCTCCGCGTTGGTTTCGAAGAAGTCCGGATGTTCCTGCAGGTAGGCGGCGACGGCCTGGGCGTTCATCGGGGCGTTCATGGCGATCTGTTCTTCCTGGCTGGTCCGGCTGCTGGGGCCGGACGCGTCAATGTTGTTTGCCGGTGCGTCGGCGCGGATCTGAGCGAACTCAGGCGATCTCGATTTCGCCTTCGAAGACGGTGACGGCCGGGCCGGTCATCATCACTGGCGTGTCCGGGCCGTCCCAGGCGATGGTGAGATCGCCGCCGTGGGTGTGTACCTGGACCGGAGAGTCGAGCATCTCGCGCCGGATGCCGGACACCACCGCGGCACAGGCGCCTGTGCCGCAGGCGAGGGTCTCGCCCGCGCCGCGCTCATAGACGCGAAGATTGATCTCGTGACGGCCGACGATCTGCATGAAGCCGGCGTTCACCCGTGCCGGGAAACGCGTGTGGCGCTCGATCAGCGGGCCCTGGCTCAGCACCGGCGCGAGCTTGGTGTCGGCCACCACCTGCACCGCGTGCGGGTTGCCCATGCTGACCGCGCCAATGGTGACCTCGGTGCCTTCGACGTCCAGCGGCTGGGCCGCGGCGTCGGTGTCGGAGATGAAGGGGATGCGCGCCGGCTCGAAGATCGGCACGCCCATGTTCACCGTGACCAGGCCGTTCTCGCCCAGGCGCGGGCTGATGATCCCGGCGAGCGTCTCGACGCGGATCTCGTCCTTGTCGGTGAGGCCCTGGTCGCGCACATAGCGGGCGAAGCAGCGCGCGCCGTTGCCGCACTGCTCGACCTCGCCATCGATGTTGAAGATGCGGTAGCGGAAATCCACGCCCGGCGTGGTGCTCGCCTCGACGATCAGGATCTGGTCGCAGCCCACGCCGAAGCGCCGATCGGCGAGCAGGCGCGCGCGTTCGGGCGTGATCTCGAAAGCCTGGCGGATCGCGTCGATCACGACGAAGTCGTTGCCCAGGCCCTGCATCTTGGTGAAGCGGAGTTTCATGAGGCGGATTCTCCCATAGTCGCCGCTGCCGGAGCGACCGCGGCCGACGCTACGGCGCTCTCGCGCAGCACCAGCTGAACCGGCAGCAGGCGCTCGCCCGCCGCGGGCCGGCCTTGCAGCAATTGACGCGCGGCCTCGCGCCCCAGTTCCTCTTTGTCCACCCGCACGGTGGCTAGCGGCGGGGTGGCGAGGGCCGCCGCCGCGATGTCGTCGTAGCCGACGAAGGCGATGTCGCGCGGGACGGCGACGCCCGCCTCCTGGCAGGCGCGCATGGCGGCCAGCGCGGTCTCGTCGTTGTAGGCGAAGACCGCATCGGGGGGATGCGGCAGGGCGAGCAGCTGGCGCATCGCGGCCTGGCTCGCCGGTTCGCAGTGCAGGCGCGGGTCCAGCGTGATCTCCAGGTCCGGATCGGCGAGCCGGCCCGCCTCGAACAAGGCCTTGCGGTAGCCGTGCGCGCGCAGCGCGATCGAATGGTGGGTGGGCGGCCCCGAGATCATCGCGATGCGCTCGCGCCCCTGTGCGATCAGGTGGCGGGTGGCCGCGAAGGCGCCCTGCAGATTGTCGTCATTGATGCAGAAGCAGTCCGGGTCGAAGTGATCGACTACGGCGAGCGGCAGGCCGCTCGCACGGATGCGCGCCAGCAGCTCGGGCTCGAAGTAGCCGGCGGCGATCAGGGCCTGCGCCTCGTGCCGGCGCAGGATGCGCTCGACCGGGTCGGCCGGTGCCAGCACCACGAAACTCACCAGGCCGTCGGCCTCGCTCCAGACCTCTTCCACGCCCTGCAGCACCACCGGGTAGAAAGGGTTGGCGGAGCGCGCGGTATGCGCGCGGTTGAGCAGGAAGAGCACCCGCAGCGAGCGGCCCGGCCGCAGGCGCGCCTGGTCGTAGCCGAGCTCGGCGGCGAGCGCGAGGATGGTCTGGCGGGTGGCGTCGGAGACGCCGGCGCGGTTCTTCAGCGCCCGCGAGACCGTGCCGATCGAGACGCCGGCGGCCGCGGCCAGCGCGCGGATGTTGAGGCCGCGGCGGTCATCGTCGTCGGGGGCGGGAAGTGAGGGGCTGGCCACGCTGAGCGGTCCTCGATGCGGCGCGGGCGGCGTCGCTTGTCGCCGGATGATAGCGCCGTGCATCGTGGCGCCGTGCCGCCAAGGGCATGCGGCTCAGGCGCAGGCGAGCTGGGCCCGAGGCAGCTCCTCACGGGCGCGCTGCGCAATAGCCTCGGCCAGCCGCGTGGCGAAGGCTTCGAGGGCCGGCTGCAAGCTGCGTCCGGCGCGCAGGAAAAGGCTCAGGGGGCTTTCGGCGGGGGGCTCGTCCTGCAGTGGCACGAAGACCAGGCGGCCATCGGCGAGATCCTGTTCGAGGCCGAGCCGGGTCTGGAATGCGATGCCCAGCCCCGCTGCCGCGATGCTGCGGGCGAGTTCCACGGAGCCGGTCTCCAGCACCACGTCCAGCGCGCCCGGGTGGCGGGCGAGCAGCGGCTGCATTTCTGCGGCGATGCTCAGTTCCGGGCTGCTGAGGATCAAGGGGTGGGCGGCGCATTCGGCGAAGCGCAGCTGCATGCGGCCCGCGAGCGGATGCTGCGGATGCAGCACGGCGCCGAGGCGAAAACGCGCGCCGTAGCGGCGCTCCAGATCGGCATCGGCGACTTCGGCAAAGCTCAGGGCGAGATCGGCGTCGCCGTTGCGCACCGCCTCCACATTGGCGACCGAGGTACCGGTCTGCACGCGCAGGCGCACGCCGGGATGGCTGCGCATCATGGCGGCCGTCACGCTGGCCACGAGGCCCGCGCTAAGGCCTTCCACCGAACGCAGGTGCACCGTGCCGGCACGGCCCCCGCGCAGGGCTTCGATCAATGACTCCAGGCGTTCCTCGTCCTGCAGTACGGTGAGCACATGGCCGGCGAAGGCCGCGCCCGCGGGCGTGAGCTGCAGGCCCCGCGGCAGTCGCTCGAAGAGCGGCATGCCGAGCGCGTCCTCCAGCGCGATGAGCTGCCGGTTGAGCGCGGAGGAGTCGATGTGCAGCTGGCGCGCCGCCTGGCGGACCGAGCCGCAGCGGCGGATCGTGTCAAAGCAGCGGAGCGTGCGGCGGGGAATCTGCAGGGCGATGGCGGGCTCCTTGCGGCGCTTCGCCGCGCATGGCCGCCGCGCCGGTACTCAGGGGCTGCTGCCGGGCAGCGCGCCGGCACAGCGGCGCTCCCACCAGCTCAGCAGCACGTCGCGCAGGAGGGCGGCGGCGTCCTCGCCATAGTAGGTCGCAAGCCCGGCGTGGTGGCTACGCAGATCCGAATAGCGCTCATCGGTGAGTCGGACTTCCACCGGCACCCGGGCCAGCGGCACATTGGTGAATTGCGGCCGGTAGGCCGGATCGCGATTGAGCGGGCGGTCGGACTTGATGTGCGGCTGGCGGAAGTCCGCCGGGGTACGCAGATTGGTGGGCTGGATGCGCAGCGGCGGCACGCGGGCGAGGTCCGCGGCGCTCGCCGTATGGATGGAGAGCCCGATCGGCTTGAGTTCGAAGTTGCTGGTGCGCCCGACGTCGTTGCCGCAGACATTTGGCACCGCCAGCACATCCATCAGGGCGAGCAGTTCGACATGGTCGCCGGTCTGCGCCGGCAGCCGGTGTATGAGCGCGCGATCACCCGCCACGCTGGTGTTCATGAAGAAGTTGAGCGAGTCGTGCACATCGTCGGGCGTGAGCCCGTATTCGCGCTGGGCCTCGGCCTGGATGTCGTGACAGTTGGTGTGCCGCGTGAAACCGTAGACCGACTCGTAGAGGTAGGCGCTGCAGCGCGAGAACATCACGTCATTGCAGCCGGCCGTATCGGCCAGGATGTACATCATCGCCCGCTCGCGCGGCGGCGCCGACCAGACGAAATCGCCCGCGCTCGGGCGCAGGCCGTGCACCGCGCGGATCCGCCCGGCGTGCATGACCTCCTTGTGGTCGTGCAGGTTGAAGCAGTTGAAGTCCACGCATTGCGGCCCCGCAATCTGCTCGATGCGCAGGATCTGACCCTTGCGCACTTCCAGCGCCTTGCCGGTGCCGGGTTCGATCACGCACTCATGCACCAGGTTGCGCGCGGCCGGCGCGTCGAGGGCGGCCGGCGCTGCGGTCGGGTTGGACCTCGCGGCCAGCCCGACCTCGCCGTCTTCGAAGGCGCGCGCGATCAGCGCCTCGCGGCTGAGACTGCAGGCGGTCGCCGTGCGGTCCAGGAGCTCGAGCTGCTGGGTGTTGAGCGAGAGGGTGAAGATGCGGTCCATGGCGGCCTCGGGCGACGACGGTGTCGCGAGGATTCTAGGCAGCCCTCATGCACGCGGAACAGGACCGATCCGGCCGCAGGGTGTGGCCGGAATGACCTCACCCCGGCTCGACGGAGGTCAGCGCATCAGCTGGCGCCAGCGGCGGTAGCTGCAGTCGTTCATCACCACGGTGTGGCCGGCGTCGCGTGCGCGCTGCGCGGCGGCCTCGTCGATCACGCCGTCCTGCATCCAGATGTTGGGGATGCCCAGGCGCACGGCCTCGTCGACCATCGGCCCGACACGATCGGCATTGATGAAGAAGTCCGCCATGTCGACCTTGAAGGGAATCGCGGAAAGCGAGGGATAGGCCGTGACGCCGAAGA is a genomic window of Niveibacterium sp. SC-1 containing:
- a CDS encoding AEC family transporter, with translation MLLRIVSILFPLFAIVAVGYLVARRKKPDLTAANTLNMDVFTPALVFGVLAGKDFHLDQFLPLAGATLTLIVSGGLLAWGVARLCKVQAKTLVPPVMFNNCGNLGLPLAVLAFGEKALPPAVVMFMISNLMHFSVGAWLLDHHTRLTTLWKVPVVAATLLGLVVSLAGISLWPPLLIAIKMIGDISIPLMLFALGVRLTDAHFGHWRIGLGGAALRPVAGMAVAALLTLVVPMPPLQQGMLIVFGALPPAVLNFIFAERYQQEPEKVASIVLLGNVIALIFLPLALALTLPG
- the xerC gene encoding tyrosine recombinase XerC, with protein sequence MKRAATPDAETPTPELPAIAEHWLDMLRFERRLAPLTLKNYRRDLELLLSLCAPRALDALSPHDIRRFAARQHAGGLSGRSIARQLSTWRGFFAWWGKQGGIAANPVSGIKAPRSPRLLPKALSPEQAGALLDTPQEHVFASRDKAMFELFYSSGLRLSELASLALDDGSIDLVAHEITVTGKRGKTRMVPIGGKAIEALQPWLAERARFAKPEVRALFVNTRGEAISPRSIEAALTQWAQRSGLGVHVHPHMLRHSFASHLLQSSGDLRAVQELLGHASISATQIYTHLDFQHLAKVYDAAHPRARKK
- a CDS encoding GNAT family N-acetyltransferase; this encodes MTTAADTVVIRALSESDIPALRELIGSVARERRWLATFDAFSLEDTTRFVQAALADNAPNMVAETDEGLVGWCDITPLRALAAYAGVGTLGMGVLAGWRGKGLGQQLVVRTLDAARHLGLRRVELQVRADNAAALALYRRAGFVVEGCKRAAVRVDGLDYDVVGMGLLFGRDD
- a CDS encoding DUF484 family protein, producing MNAPMNAQAVAAYLQEHPDFFETNAELLAHLEVPHPDTGEAISLTERQLMALREKLRLLQDKMAELVRFGEENDAISEKVHRMTLSLLEANSFESIQAVLDSHLVDDFEVPHIALRVWNSIISRESPEFSRVSEETRFFAADLRHPYCGPATQPEVVSWFGEAGAHVRSVALLPLKRDGQVFGLLALGSEDLERFYPEMGTLYVARIADLVSASLLNYLG
- the dapF gene encoding diaminopimelate epimerase, with protein sequence MKLRFTKMQGLGNDFVVIDAIRQAFEITPERARLLADRRFGVGCDQILIVEASTTPGVDFRYRIFNIDGEVEQCGNGARCFARYVRDQGLTDKDEIRVETLAGIISPRLGENGLVTVNMGVPIFEPARIPFISDTDAAAQPLDVEGTEVTIGAVSMGNPHAVQVVADTKLAPVLSQGPLIERHTRFPARVNAGFMQIVGRHEINLRVYERGAGETLACGTGACAAVVSGIRREMLDSPVQVHTHGGDLTIAWDGPDTPVMMTGPAVTVFEGEIEIA
- a CDS encoding LacI family DNA-binding transcriptional regulator; the encoded protein is MASPSLPAPDDDDRRGLNIRALAAAAGVSIGTVSRALKNRAGVSDATRQTILALAAELGYDQARLRPGRSLRVLFLLNRAHTARSANPFYPVVLQGVEEVWSEADGLVSFVVLAPADPVERILRRHEAQALIAAGYFEPELLARIRASGLPLAVVDHFDPDCFCINDDNLQGAFAATRHLIAQGRERIAMISGPPTHHSIALRAHGYRKALFEAGRLADPDLEITLDPRLHCEPASQAAMRQLLALPHPPDAVFAYNDETALAAMRACQEAGVAVPRDIAFVGYDDIAAAALATPPLATVRVDKEELGREAARQLLQGRPAAGERLLPVQLVLRESAVASAAVAPAAATMGESAS
- a CDS encoding LysR family transcriptional regulator — encoded protein: MALQIPRRTLRCFDTIRRCGSVRQAARQLHIDSSALNRQLIALEDALGMPLFERLPRGLQLTPAGAAFAGHVLTVLQDEERLESLIEALRGGRAGTVHLRSVEGLSAGLVASVTAAMMRSHPGVRLRVQTGTSVANVEAVRNGDADLALSFAEVADADLERRYGARFRLGAVLHPQHPLAGRMQLRFAECAAHPLILSSPELSIAAEMQPLLARHPGALDVVLETGSVELARSIAAAGLGIAFQTRLGLEQDLADGRLVFVPLQDEPPAESPLSLFLRAGRSLQPALEAFATRLAEAIAQRAREELPRAQLACA